GGACCGGATGGCGCTTTCCGAGACGTTTTTCGTCCAATAACTGCGTACTCGAATTCAGGGGGAGTGGGGAACCGTTGGTGCGCCGGGAATGAAACCGGCGCCCCCACGCTTCCACTAGTAGCAAGGCGGCACCGAAAAGGTGCCATAATTATAGAAGTCGCCCGCAATCGCGGGCGCGCAACAGAAATATCACGTGCTCCGGGGTCGGTGTAATTCCGAACCGGCGGTTATAGTCCGCGACCCGCGCGCAGCCCACTGGAAACAGCTGGCAGCGCACGGTTGATCTGGTGAAATTCCGGAACCGACAGTTAAAGTCTGGATGGGAGAAGCACGAACAGCTTTGGCCGTCAGGTCAGGGGTGTGGTGGCATGCATGAACGCCGCGCATCCTTGCACCCTGCGCGCCTCGCTGAACGTTACCCCCGGAGCCATCGCGGTCTCGAAAGGGTATAGGTAACGATGGACTTTCTGCGATGGCTCTTTGACGCCAAGCTTGAATTCGCCGGCGGTGGATTCCTCCTCTGGCGTGAAGTCATAGGCAATCTTTTTGGGCTCGCCAGCGCCCTCGGCGGCATGCGCCGTAAAATCTGGGCCTGGCCGGTCGGCATTATCGGCAACCTCCTGTTGTTCACGGTCTTCATGGGCTCGGTCTTCGGCTCGCCCGAGCATGTCAACCTGTTGGGCCAGGCCGGGCGTCAAATCATGTTCATCGCCGTCTCCGTCTACGGCTGGCACCGCTGGAACCAGACCCGCCACGGGAATAACGACGCCGACACCCACGTGGGCGATGCCGTTGAGCCCCGCTGGGCCGGGGTTCGCGTACGCTGGCTTCTGGTGGGCGCGATGATCGCCGGCACAGCCATACTCACCCCGATCTTCACGGCAATGGGCTCCTACGAACCGGTCTGGGCGGATGCCTGGATCTTCATGGGTTCCCTGCTTGCCACCTATGGCATGGCCAAGGGTTGGGTTGAGTTCTGGCTGATCTGGGTGGCAGTGGACCTTGTCGGGGTGCCGCTGCTGTTCAGCGCAGGATATTACGCCTCTGCTTTCATGTACGTCTTCTACGGGGCCTTCACGCTGATCGGATTCTTTGTCTGGTGGCGTGTACGGCACAACCAGGATCTCCAGGACCGGCTAGTGTCCGTGGACACCACTTTTCCCGACATCACAGTGAGCAACAGAGAGGCCAAACCATGAATTTCAGTGAACTGTTCCCCGAGGCCATGAACAACGAGCCCGAGGTTTTCAGCGATGCCGAGATCCTTGGCATGGAAACAGCGCTCTCGGCCGCACGCCAAGGTGTCAGGGGCGCCAACCCGCTCGTGGGCGCTGTGATCATCGACGCCGACGGCACCTTCCTGGCCATCGGCTACCACCGGGGAGCCGGCACGGCCCATGCTGAAACGGACGTCATCAACCGGCTCCTGGGCACCGGCGTCAAACGGGACCTCTCGGCGGCAACACTCATCGTCACCCTTGAACCCTGCAGCCACTTTGGGTTGACCGGACCCTGCACGCAGGCCATCCTGGATGCCGGGATCGGCAATGTGGTGTTCGCCGTGCGCGACCCGCACCAGCCCGCGGCCGGCGGTGCCGAAATCCTGCACAACGAAGGCATCAACGTCCGGATGGGCCTCATGGACGCCGCGGCGGAAGACCTCAACCGGCAGTGGTTTGTGGCCGTGCGGGAAAACCGCCCATTCATCACCGCACGGCTGGCCCAAACAGTTGACGGGCGGATCGCCGCCGTCGACGGCACAAGCCAGTGGATCACGTCGCTGGAATCCCGCCAGGACTCCCACGAACTGCGGGCACGGGTTGATGCGATCGTGGTGGGCACCGGAACCGTCATTGCAGACAACCCACGACTGACGGCACGTGCCGCGGACGGCAGCGATTCGGCCAAACAGCCGCTGCGCGTCGTCATGGGCCTGCGTGACATCCCTGAAGATGCTGCGGTTAAGGGCACCTCCGCCACACCCAGCAGCCCCGACCGGCTGGGGGACGACGACTTCCTGGCCCTGCGCACGCACGACCCTCTCGCCGTCGTCAATGAATTGAAAAGCCGCGGCGTGGGCCACCTCATGATTGAAGGCGGCGCCACGATCAACGCCGCATTCCTGGCCCGGGGACTGGTCGACGAGCTCGTCGTGTACCTGGCCCCGACCCTGCTGGGCTCCGGCATTCCCGCCCTAACCGACCTTGGCATCGGCACCCTCGAACAGGCCCAGCGCTGGGAATGGGACGCCACCACCACCGGTCCCGTACAGATTCTGGGCCCGGACCTGAAGCTCACGCTCATGCCGGCCAAGGCCGCACCAGAAGGACTCTAGATGTTTACTGGAATTGTTGCAGGACGCGGCACCATACTGAGCCTGAAAAAACAGCCCGCATCAGACACCGCACGGCTTGTCCTCGAAGCCGGAGATATTCTTGACGGGCTGGATCTGGGCGGCTCGATCGCCATCAACGGCGTGTGCCTTAGCGCCGTCGAACTGGCTGCCGGAACCGTCTCCGTGGACGTCATGGGCGAAACCCTGCTGCGCACCACCACCGGCGCCCTCGCCGCCGGCGACACCGTCAACCTTGAACGCTGTGTGCTGGCCGGCGGGCGCCTGGACGGGCATGTTGTCCAGGGCCACGTGGACGGCGTGGGCACCCTGGTGCGCCGGGAAAATCAGGGCGCCTGGGACACCCTGCGCTTTGCCGTGCCCCGCGACTTGTCGCAGTATATTGCGGAGAAGGGTTCCATCGCCGTCGACGGCGTCTCACTGACGGTCACCGCCGTCAGCCCCGCCACTGACACCGAACAATGGTTCGAGGTGGGACTCATCCCCGTCACCCTGGTCAACACCGGACTCGGCGAGAAGGCAGCGGGCGGGAGCGTCAACCTTGAAGTGGATGTCCTGGCAAAATACGCCAGGCGCCTGCTCGAATTCACCACCGGAGGCGCGGCATGAACCCGCTGACATTGTTGGATCCCGTCCCGCTGGCCATTGCCGCGATCGCCCGCGGCGAGGCCGTGCTGGTGGTTGACGACGAGAACCGCGAAAACGAGGGCGACATCATCTTCGCCGCCCAGCACAGCACCCCCGCGCTCATGGGTTGGACCATCCGGCACAGCTCCGGCGTCATCTGCATCCCCATGGACGACACCCACGCCGACCGCCTGGCCCTGCCGCCCATGGTCTTGCACAACCAGGACGCCAAGGGCACCGCCTACACCGTCAGCTGCGATGCCGCGCACGGCGTCACCACCGGGATCAGCGCCACCGACAGGTCGCTGACGGCCAAGGTGTTGGCTAACCCTACTTCCATGCACGACGCCGTCACCCGGCCCGGGCACATGTTCCCCCTGCGCGCTGTGGCCGGGGGAGTGCGGCAGCGCCCGGGGCACACCGAAGCATCCGTGGACTTGTGCCGGCTGGCCGGGTGCGAACCCGTGGCCGTCATCGCCGAAGTTGTTGACGACAGCGGGGAAATGGTGCGCCTGCACGGGCTGCGTGACTTTGCCAACGCCAACGGGCTGGTACTCATCTCCATCGCCGACCTCATTGCCCACATGGGCGTGTCTGAGGTTGTCGGGGAGGTGTCGCAATGAACGCGACGGCAGCGTCGGTGAGCGGCGGGCCGCAGGTTTCGCTGCCGACCCGATTCGGCACCTTCACCGCCCAGGCCTGGATCGATTCGGCCACAGGCGCCGAGCACCTGAGCCTCAGCGCCCCCGGTGAGTGGCCGGAAGGTGACACGGCCGTCGCCAAGCCAAGGGCCGCCGTCGTGCCTCTTGTCAGGCTGCACTCGGAATGCCTCACAGGGGATGTTTTCGGCTCGTACCGCTGCGATTGTGGCGAACAGCTGGACTACGCCCTTGAGCATATTCACCGGCGCGGCGGCACCCTGGTGTACCTGCGCGGACATGAAGGGCGCGGCATCGGGCTGGCGAACAAGATACGCGCCTACAGCCTGCAGGAGTCCGGTGCGGACACGGTGGAGGCCAACGAACAGCTGGGGCTGCCCGTTGACGCCCGTGATTACGCGGCCGCGGCGGGTATTTTGCAGGCGCTGGGACTCACCCGCATTGCGCTGCTGAGCAACAATCCGCTGAAGCAGGCGGACCTCTCACGCCACGGCATCGAGGTGCTCGAGGTGGTGCCCACAAAGATTGCCGCCCGGGCCGAGAATTTGCGTTATTTGAAGACCAAGCGGGACCGCATGCACCATGCGCTCACCATCAGCACACCCAGCAAAACCCCCACCAACACCAGCCCGGAAGGACTTTCATCATGAGCGGACACGGAGCACCAACCATAGGCTTTGACGCGGCCGGCCAAGCACAGGCTGCCTCCTTGAAGGTGGCGATCGTTGCCGCCAGCTGGCACACCGAAATCATGGACGGGCTGCTGGCCGGGGCCCTGCGCGGGGCCGCCGATGCCGGCATTGCGGTCCCTGTTGTGGTGCGCGTGCCCGGCAGTTTTGAACTGCCCGTTGCAGCCGCACGGCTGGCTGCTTCCTTTGACGTGGTCGTGGCGCTGGGCGTGGTCATCCGGGGCGGCACTCCGCACTTTGACTACGTCTGCCAGGCCGCCACCATGGGCCTGACGGATGTCAGCGTGCGTACCGGGGTCCCCGTCGGCTTTGGCGTGCTGACCTGCGACACCGAGGAGCAGGGTCTGGACCGTGCAGGGCTCCCCGGATCGGTGGAGGACAAGGGGCACGAGGCCATCACGGCCGCCGTGGCAACCGCCCTGACACTGGCCGGCCTGGGCGTCTAGCCACTACTGCCGAGATATGACATGACGCCCTCCACTACTGCCGAGGTGTGACATGACGCCCTCCACTACTGCCGAGGTGTGACATGACGCCCTCTCAAGCCGGCACGCACAGGGCTCATCTTACATCTCGGCAGGAATGGGCGGGACCTTGCCAAATGTAGACCAGCACGAGCGCAGGGTGTTCAACCACACCATGTGTTCACATGTTGGACACGCATCGTCTCAAAATCCGCGATCCCGCTCGCCAACCAGTAAGGTGGACTGCGTGAAGACCTTCGATTCCCTTTTTGATGAGCTCAGTGCGAAAGCCGCAGCGCGGCCCGCTGGCTCACGTACCGTCGCCGAACTTGATTCCGGCGTCCACGGTATCGGCAAGAAAGTGGTTGAGGAAGCCGCTGAGGTGTGGATGGCCGCCGAATATGAATCGGACGAGGCCTGTGCCGAAGAGATTTCCCAGCTGTTCTACCACCTGCAGGTCATGATGATCGCAAAAGGTTTGACCCTTCAGGACGTTTACAAGCATCTCTAGCCACCTGCCGTGGCTGCTTGACCAACCCTGAAAAGGCGTTGCCCACAACGCCTGGACCTTTGCTTGAAACAACCTGAAAGACTTACTAATATGCTGCGTGTTGCCGTCCCGAACAAGGGCTCCCTGTCAGAATCCGCCTCTGCAATGTTGGCGGAGGCTGGCTATCGCCAGCGTCGCGACTCCCGCGAATTGGTCATGGTTGACCCCGAGAACAACGTTGAATTCTTCTTCCTGCGTCCCCGCGACATCGCCGTCTACGTCGGTGCCGGCACTCTTGATGTGGGCATCACCGGCCGCGACCTGCTGATGGACGCCCAGGTCGACGCCGAGGAACTTCTGCCCTTGGGCTTCGCCAAATCCACCTTCCGCTTTGCCGGTCCGGTGGGTGACTTCTCCAGTGCCGCCGAATTGGAGGGCAAGCGCCTTGCCACCAGCTACGACGGACTGCTCCGCGAATACCTCGCCGAATTGGGCATCAACGCCCAGGTGGTCCGACTCGACGGTGCGGTTGAATCCTCCGTCCGTCTCGGTGTGGCAGACGCCATCGCCGACGTCGTGGAAACCGGCAGCACGCTCAAGGCCGCCGGCATGGAAATCTTCGGCGAGCCCATCCTGAGCTCGGAGGCGTTGCTGATTGGCCGACGCGGCGTCACCCCGCCCCCCGGCGTCGAGGTGCTGATCCGCCGCTTGCACAGCGTTTTGGTGGCACGCCAGTACGTCCTTTTGGATTACGACGTTCCCAAGACGCTCATGGACCAGGCCACCGCGCTGACCCCCGGCCTGGAATCACCCACCGTCTCACCGCTGCGCGACACCGACTGGGTGGCCGTGCGCTCCATGGTGTTGGCCAAGGACACGAACCGGATCATGGACGAACTCTATGAACTTGGCGCCCGCGCCATCCTGGTCAGCAACATCCACGCCTGCCGCATCTAATCCAGCGTCCGGCAGTGCCCATCATTTTTCGCTTAAGAAGGTATCTGCCATGAGTGTTGCCATCCGAGTCATTCCCTGCCTTGACGTTGACAACGGCCGCGTGGTCAAGGGCGTCAAGTTCCAAAACCTGCGCGACGCCGGAGATCCAGTTGAGCTGGCCCAGCGGTACGACCGTGCCGGTGCAGATGAGCTGACGTTCCTTGACGTCACCGCATCCTCCGGCAACCGGGAAACAACCTTCGATGTCGTCTCCCGCGCCGCCGAGCAAATCTTCATCCCGCTGACGGTGGGCGGGGGAGTGCGCGAGGTCTCCGACGTCGACAAGCTGCTGCGTTTCGGTGCCGACAAGGCCTCCATCAACACAGCAGCCATTGCCCGCCCGTCCGTGATCGATGAGATCACCCGCCGGTTCGGCTCCCAAGTCCTGGTGCTCAGCGTAGACGCGCGGCGCACCCAGGACGGGATCACGCCGTCGGGCTTTGAAGTGACAACCCACGGCGGGCGCAAGGGTACCGGCCTCGACGCCATCGAGTGGGCGAAGGAGGCGGCCGACCGCGGTGTGGGCGAAATCCTGCTGAACTCGATCGACGCCGACGGCACCAAGGAGGGCTTCGACCTGGAGCTCATTCGCCTCGTTCGTGCCGCCGTCCACATCCCGATCATTGCCTCGGGGGGCGCCGGGAAACCCGAGCACTTCCCGCCGGCTGTTGCCGCCGGTGCCAATGCCGTGCTGGCCGCATCCGTGTTCCACTTTGGCCCGGACAGCGCCATCGCCGACGTCAAGAAGGCCATCCGCGAAGCAGGCTACGAGGTCCGGTAACCGCACCATTTGATGTTCACGGGTGGCTCTCCGGATCTATGACGCAGTTGTTGCATGAAAATCGCCCCAGAAAGCGCTTTCCACTGCAACAACTGCGTCATAGATGTTTAACGAGGCGAGGGCTACAGGCCTATGTCGGCTGTCTGCAGAAGTGCGACGGCGTCCGGCTGGCCCTCGAAGGACACCAGGGCTTCACCGGTGCGACCGCTGGCATGGAGCAGCAGCTCGCCGGGATCGCCGATGATGGCCACAGACACCGGGGCCCGTTTGGCCACATGCCGCGGGCCGGAAGGGTTGACCAAAACAAGGCCGAGGTCCACGCTGCGGTACAGGAACGCTGCCCGCTTGAGCAGTTCAGCCCACAGCGCGTCGGAGTAGCTGGCGTCGAGGGACCGTGGCGCCCAGCGGTCCCGGGCGCGACGTACATCTTCGGTGTGGACAAAGAACTCGGTCAGGTTCGCATTGTGGTCAATGGCCTTCACCGCGAACGGGGAGAGCTTGGGGGGACCTGCCCGGAACTTCTGCACCAGTGCCGCAAATGCTTCGGGTGTGCTGGAGGCAGCCGCGAGTTCGGCGATGGCCTTGTCGGTCGCCTTCTTCCAGGGCTTGAGCACCATGCCGAGGCCGACGCGCGGGTTGTGTTCGCGCAGGACTAGGTGCGCGGCCAGCTCTTGGGTGCGCCAACCTTCACATAACGTGGGGGCTCCCGGCCCTGCGGCCAGCAGGGTCTCGGCGAGGACTTCACGGGAAGGTTCTACAAATTGCATCACTTGTGAAATTAGCATGTATTCGCTGCGGACGGCAGCATGAACCACCACTTTGGCACGGCTTGTTCCGCAATACCTTGCCCCGGACGTCCACGCAACGGTCAGGATGGCCCGTTTCGGGCGTCGGTGGCACTAGAATTGGCCTTGATGCAGCAAAGTCCAGACCCCCAGAAAACATCCGCAGATGCCACCAGCCATGCCGCCTTCGAGTTGCCCGCCGAGGTTGCCGCAATGCTCAAGCATGACGACGCCGGGCTCGTGGCGGCGGTCATCCAGCAATTCGACAGCCGCGAAGTGCTCATGCTCGGCTGGATGGACAACGAGGCCCTGCGCCGCACACTGTCCTCCGGCCGGGTGACGTTCTACTCACGCTCCCGCCAGGAATACTGGCGCAAGGGCGACACCTCGGGGCACTTCCAGTATGTGAAGTCCGTGGCCCTGGACTGCGACGGTGACGCCCTGCTGATCAACGTCGACCAGGTGGGCGCCCCCTGCCACACCG
This genomic interval from Arthrobacter sp. PAMC 25486 contains the following:
- the pnuC gene encoding nicotinamide riboside transporter PnuC yields the protein MDFLRWLFDAKLEFAGGGFLLWREVIGNLFGLASALGGMRRKIWAWPVGIIGNLLLFTVFMGSVFGSPEHVNLLGQAGRQIMFIAVSVYGWHRWNQTRHGNNDADTHVGDAVEPRWAGVRVRWLLVGAMIAGTAILTPIFTAMGSYEPVWADAWIFMGSLLATYGMAKGWVEFWLIWVAVDLVGVPLLFSAGYYASAFMYVFYGAFTLIGFFVWWRVRHNQDLQDRLVSVDTTFPDITVSNREAKP
- the ribD gene encoding bifunctional diaminohydroxyphosphoribosylaminopyrimidine deaminase/5-amino-6-(5-phosphoribosylamino)uracil reductase RibD, giving the protein MNFSELFPEAMNNEPEVFSDAEILGMETALSAARQGVRGANPLVGAVIIDADGTFLAIGYHRGAGTAHAETDVINRLLGTGVKRDLSAATLIVTLEPCSHFGLTGPCTQAILDAGIGNVVFAVRDPHQPAAGGAEILHNEGINVRMGLMDAAAEDLNRQWFVAVRENRPFITARLAQTVDGRIAAVDGTSQWITSLESRQDSHELRARVDAIVVGTGTVIADNPRLTARAADGSDSAKQPLRVVMGLRDIPEDAAVKGTSATPSSPDRLGDDDFLALRTHDPLAVVNELKSRGVGHLMIEGGATINAAFLARGLVDELVVYLAPTLLGSGIPALTDLGIGTLEQAQRWEWDATTTGPVQILGPDLKLTLMPAKAAPEGL
- a CDS encoding riboflavin synthase — translated: MFTGIVAGRGTILSLKKQPASDTARLVLEAGDILDGLDLGGSIAINGVCLSAVELAAGTVSVDVMGETLLRTTTGALAAGDTVNLERCVLAGGRLDGHVVQGHVDGVGTLVRRENQGAWDTLRFAVPRDLSQYIAEKGSIAVDGVSLTVTAVSPATDTEQWFEVGLIPVTLVNTGLGEKAAGGSVNLEVDVLAKYARRLLEFTTGGAA
- the ribB gene encoding 3,4-dihydroxy-2-butanone-4-phosphate synthase, translating into MNPLTLLDPVPLAIAAIARGEAVLVVDDENRENEGDIIFAAQHSTPALMGWTIRHSSGVICIPMDDTHADRLALPPMVLHNQDAKGTAYTVSCDAAHGVTTGISATDRSLTAKVLANPTSMHDAVTRPGHMFPLRAVAGGVRQRPGHTEASVDLCRLAGCEPVAVIAEVVDDSGEMVRLHGLRDFANANGLVLISIADLIAHMGVSEVVGEVSQ
- a CDS encoding GTP cyclohydrolase II translates to MNATAASVSGGPQVSLPTRFGTFTAQAWIDSATGAEHLSLSAPGEWPEGDTAVAKPRAAVVPLVRLHSECLTGDVFGSYRCDCGEQLDYALEHIHRRGGTLVYLRGHEGRGIGLANKIRAYSLQESGADTVEANEQLGLPVDARDYAAAAGILQALGLTRIALLSNNPLKQADLSRHGIEVLEVVPTKIAARAENLRYLKTKRDRMHHALTISTPSKTPTNTSPEGLSS
- the ribH gene encoding 6,7-dimethyl-8-ribityllumazine synthase, with amino-acid sequence MSGHGAPTIGFDAAGQAQAASLKVAIVAASWHTEIMDGLLAGALRGAADAGIAVPVVVRVPGSFELPVAAARLAASFDVVVALGVVIRGGTPHFDYVCQAATMGLTDVSVRTGVPVGFGVLTCDTEEQGLDRAGLPGSVEDKGHEAITAAVATALTLAGLGV
- a CDS encoding phosphoribosyl-ATP diphosphatase produces the protein MKTFDSLFDELSAKAAARPAGSRTVAELDSGVHGIGKKVVEEAAEVWMAAEYESDEACAEEISQLFYHLQVMMIAKGLTLQDVYKHL
- the hisG gene encoding ATP phosphoribosyltransferase, producing the protein MLRVAVPNKGSLSESASAMLAEAGYRQRRDSRELVMVDPENNVEFFFLRPRDIAVYVGAGTLDVGITGRDLLMDAQVDAEELLPLGFAKSTFRFAGPVGDFSSAAELEGKRLATSYDGLLREYLAELGINAQVVRLDGAVESSVRLGVADAIADVVETGSTLKAAGMEIFGEPILSSEALLIGRRGVTPPPGVEVLIRRLHSVLVARQYVLLDYDVPKTLMDQATALTPGLESPTVSPLRDTDWVAVRSMVLAKDTNRIMDELYELGARAILVSNIHACRI
- the hisF gene encoding imidazole glycerol phosphate synthase subunit HisF is translated as MSVAIRVIPCLDVDNGRVVKGVKFQNLRDAGDPVELAQRYDRAGADELTFLDVTASSGNRETTFDVVSRAAEQIFIPLTVGGGVREVSDVDKLLRFGADKASINTAAIARPSVIDEITRRFGSQVLVLSVDARRTQDGITPSGFEVTTHGGRKGTGLDAIEWAKEAADRGVGEILLNSIDADGTKEGFDLELIRLVRAAVHIPIIASGGAGKPEHFPPAVAAGANAVLAASVFHFGPDSAIADVKKAIREAGYEVR
- a CDS encoding TIGR03085 family metal-binding protein — its product is MQFVEPSREVLAETLLAAGPGAPTLCEGWRTQELAAHLVLREHNPRVGLGMVLKPWKKATDKAIAELAAASSTPEAFAALVQKFRAGPPKLSPFAVKAIDHNANLTEFFVHTEDVRRARDRWAPRSLDASYSDALWAELLKRAAFLYRSVDLGLVLVNPSGPRHVAKRAPVSVAIIGDPGELLLHASGRTGEALVSFEGQPDAVALLQTADIGL
- the hisI gene encoding phosphoribosyl-AMP cyclohydrolase, whose product is MQQSPDPQKTSADATSHAAFELPAEVAAMLKHDDAGLVAAVIQQFDSREVLMLGWMDNEALRRTLSSGRVTFYSRSRQEYWRKGDTSGHFQYVKSVALDCDGDALLINVDQVGAPCHTGTHTCFDARALNAVVGSRGA